A genome region from Etheostoma cragini isolate CJK2018 chromosome 4, CSU_Ecrag_1.0, whole genome shotgun sequence includes the following:
- the LOC117943324 gene encoding zinc finger and SCAN domain-containing protein 22-like, with product MTKLQFLNVFLTERLMLAAQEIYKSVEDTMLEFQEEIAIRERENDHLRRRLRDAGIEIWPDRPSMALLDEEDGEHPRREWSPSMGHEERIPIQIKDKRDLRANQGDDQLRGHGSCSTPENMFTPPRVGNKYPQDGPHTSNLPQSQGVENRERDPTSRGSSRHVKVESGGGHRGSTSSNSSAQPLAPVNPNCSNENNIDIGVENGGQMVGAKGNGNGANRGQASQMRNQGANTVDCPHQKSPLQGHMASFSCKVCGEAFSHVGHLHVHVQVHTREKPYRCGVCGKCCSSSGRLQEHQRSHTGEKPFRCQICGKGFTQMAHLKVHMRIHTGEKPYSCPVCGKCFSRSDKIKRHLQTHSREGTYFSGQ from the exons ATGACCAAACTGCAGTTTTTAAACGTATTTTTGACTGAGCGTCTCATGCTTGCTGCTCAGGAGATCTACAAATCTGTCGAGGACACGATGTTGGAGTTCCAGGAGGAGATAGCGATCAGGGAGCGGGAGAACGACCATTTGAGACGGAGGCTGCGAGACGCTGGAATTGAAATATGGCCAG ATCGTCCATCCATGGCGCTGTTGGATGAGGAGGATGGTGAGCATCCACGGCGTGAGTGGAGTCCCAGCATGGGGCATGAAGAGCGGATCCCTATTCAGATTAAGGATAAAAGAGATCTCCGGGCCAACCAAGGAGACGATCAGCTTCGTGGCCATGGCTCTTGCAGCACACCAGAAAACATGTTTACTCCCCCGCGTGTTGGAAATAAATATCCCCAGGATGGCCCGCACACATCCAACCTCCCTCAGAGTCAAGGTGTGGAGAACAGGGAGAGGGATCCTACATCTCGAGGCTCCTCGAGGCATGTGAAGGTAGAGAGTGGAGGAGGCCACAGAGGCTCTACTTCCTCCAACAGCAGCGCCCAGCCACTCGCACCAGTCAACCCAAACTGCTCAAATGAGAACAACATTGACATTGGGGTGGAGAATGGAGGGCAGATGGTTGGTGCtaaaggaaatggaaatggagCTAACAGAGGACAGGCCTCTCAAATGCGCAACCAAGGAGCCAATACTGTGGACTGCCCTCATCAAAAATCCCCCCTACAAGGCCACATGGCTTCATTTTCCTGCAAGGTTTGTGGTGAGGCATTTAGTCATGTTGGCCACCTTCATGTGCATGTACAAGTGCACACTCGAGAAAAACCTTACCGTTGTGGAGTGTGCGGgaaatgctgcagctcctctggcAGACTCCAGGAGCACCAGCGTAGCCACACCGGAGAAAAACCATTTCGTTGCCAGATTTGTGGAAAGGGCTTCACACAGATGGCTCATTTGAAGGTACACATGAGGATCCATACTGGAGAAAAGCCATACAGTTGCCCTGTGTGTGGCAAATGCTTCAGCCGTTCTGACAAAATCAAAAGGCATCTCCAGACCCATAGCCGCGAGGGAACATATTTCTCAGGGCAATGA